The following DNA comes from Brienomyrus brachyistius isolate T26 chromosome 16, BBRACH_0.4, whole genome shotgun sequence.
GATGAAGCATAGCAGTACCACCAGAAATTGTGGGAGACAACCAAGAAGTTTTAAAAATGGTTGAACTTCTTGAGCAGTGATTGCAGTCGGGTGCAAAATCTAAGTTCAATTCATTttttatagcgcctttcacaacagagtcaccccaaggcagtttacatgggtgtgttgtgatacgTTTATTCAGATTCAACAACAGGGAAAAGGGAAGACAGCGAAATGAAAGAAATAAAGCCGGATGACGATGgaggagaggaagcaaaaactcctaagtaaggagaaaaaaaaactctgagGTTCCAGCAACTGGTTGCCCAACCCCCTGGGCATGATAGCattataaaaaaagaaagaatgggCTTGCTTGCTAAAAGCAGCGTGTAAACTGGTCAAGGGCAAAGTCAAAATCCATCAATGAGTCAGTTCTGGCAGATTGAAGGCTGCACCCACAATGTTACAGTTTGTGTGTCAAATCCACAATACCACCCCTCTATGgcactgaaccaggactccagcacAGATGGTGCCCACCCCCGGCACCATCGGGACATGTGGGaaggaggcagagagcatgggtggtcagaacatgcattgagACATCAATGGACGAGCACAGTAGATCAAAATGGCATGTACAGCGGCACCAGCAGTCATAGTTACGGTGTGTTATGTGTTAGGTTGCATATGTAATATGTAATAGGTCTTCAGTTGAATCAGCATCTTGATCACTAGTTGCAAACCATTCCACAATATAGGTGCCCTGTAGCAGAGAGCTTCACCGCCAACTGTTACATTATTTATATGTGGAATGACCAGAAATCCTGCGTTCCATGATCTGAGTGGACAATATGGCTTGTAAACTTGAAATAGCTTTGTTATATAGGCATCGGCTGGACCACTgagactttggtcagctgactggtgtgagattttcagtttgagacgcatatgcatttacatgtatgcaacagttttattaccttgtaactagtctgtagagtttgcaaactacccagcacttttgatgtagctaattttacgtTTGTAATAGAATAACATAGAtctcccgtaagatttcttgcgtgagtgtgagagacaggaagtgtgagtgtcatgccagatgcggGTTTTAACTTCATGAAAGCAACTAGCTAAAGTGACAAGAAATGAAGTGAATATTTGGGATTACGTTTTCGTATTATGCTGCATAATGGCACCATATATAGAGAGAATCATATAGGTCTGAGAACTGATCCGTGTGGTACTGCATATTATACCTGTGATATAGACAATGGAGGGCAGTTATTGGACACTTGAACATATTGATATCAAATAGTCAAATAAGATTTAACCCAATTCAACACCATTCCACACAATCCAACATCAAATTCAAGTCTTTGTAAAAGAGTACAACCCCGTTTTCAAACATTATGGGATATTGTGTAAAATAGGTAACAACAGGCAAATGGTAACAACAAAGCAAGGATAAATACTGCCTACCTAGTTTAAGTAGGCTACGTAACCTACGTTACCTGTTACGGCAGTACGTAATATTCATAGTCTAAATAACGCTGCATCTTGGCAGGGTGAACCATTAATTGGCATGTGCACGGTAAGAATCGGTTAGGGTCGGTAAATTTAATGTGGCGTACGCATGCGCGAGAAAGTTACAGCGACGAGTGTGACGACATGCTCCTGTGACTGAGAAAACCGGAAGTGTAAGCAATGGACTATATAAGCAAACTACAAACTGAAGTTTCACATTATAGTGTTGTCCTTAGTTTGCTTCGGTTTATAAGCCTTTATATCTTGCATCCGGTTTTTCCTCAATCAGTAGTCTCAGCTCTGTCTGATTTCGTCTCCAGTCTTTGCTCTTTGTTTCGATTTTAGGTCGCCTGGGTAATTGTATCTCTGATCATCTCGGATTCTTCACtcacctgggtcccagagttgGGAGCTTCTTCCAGGTACTAAGCGTCGAATTCGCTCCAAACTATTCCACTTTCTTCTCTGAAATAGTAACAATTGTTATTGTGACGCTGCTTCTGAACTGTACATTTTGTTGAAGTTCACTCgtaaaaaataacacaacagtTCCTTCCAAatcagccccctcatctgcgcCCTTTGCTACTGTATGCAGGTTACTGTTTAATGTATAACGTCACCTTGTACACAACCGAAAGTATTTAGGAAATTTCAAGCAAGTCAGTTAGTTAAGGTCACCCCAAAATTCCAGGCTGACAAGTAATTTAATTGGTTTTCTGAGTccatctgttatttttttttgacatttcaGTTATTTGTAACTGTGAGTCAGTTGCTGCATGAACTTGATTAGCCGCCTGTGTCTAGTCTTTGTTGAATGACTTGAATGTGCTTTTGTGGCTAGTTGCATTGGTCTTTTTGGTGAATGCTGCACTTCATTATACAGCCTCTGAGTTTGTCAGTGATATTTGTGTAAACTACTTACTGAGCTTAAAGAATGGTCTGAAAGGAAAATACGGTTTGAATCAAATTACAGTTAATGGCGGTATTTTACATGGAATTTTCGCAGTTTTAAAGTCTTACTCTTCCATTAGCGGTCACCCACATACTGAGAACCGCAGTTGTTTTAATAAGCACATATTGTATTTTTGCAGAGAGGAAACATGTGTGAAATGGTGCTTGTGGACATTGGCTGCAGTAACTGTCCACAAGATGGCTGCTTGCAAAAACGCTTGAAGGATATGTCTGCCATAATAGACGATGAGACATATAGTCATATATACATTATGACTGACAgaaattcagaaacacaaaaaaaccaCGTGCAAGCTACTTCAACACTCCTGGAGAGCTTTGCGGGTCAGAAggaaaaaattcacatactggaTGAAGGCTGCGTGGCATcctcttggtacagctttaaacAAGCCGTGGATGAATTGGATCTGAGTGCTGTGCTGGTTGTTACGTCCAGCCAGAGGAGGAACATGCTGCAGACGTACCAAAGCTTACTCTTCACCGCGGTCTACAGCTTTGAGTATAAAACTTTGTTTGATGACTCGCAGTGTCCCATCACCAGCAGCCATCTCAGCAAAAATATCAGAGAGGAAGTGAAGGCTTTCCTCCGGAATTTACCTGCTGTCACTGGAGAGATTTCTATTCTTAGGTCGTCTTTAATATCAGGTGAGTTTGGATGTTTTGTTCTGAGTTTTTAACAGATCTGTCTAAAGCCCCAAAACCGGAACTTTATGCATAGAAGTTTTGCCGTTCCTCACTATTAAAATGAACCGATTTAAAGGTGACACACAATGTGTGACCCAGAGAGCCGATTACGGTGATCTCATTTGTAGCTAATTAAGTAGCATTCACTggtttataatgcatttatagctTCGTAGACAATAATGGTGAAGCGGTCATTACGAAAAATAGGAAGTCAAAGTAATTTTTTTACTAATTTATACAATTGGATACCCTATTGGAGTAAGTGAAGTGAATCACTTTGTCAGGGTATCAGCAGAATGGCACCGTGCTTCCTGCTGTCCATGCTGGGTGCTGTTAGGTCTAAGAGTTCCTTCTACTCCATTGACTGTGAGGTGAAGTGTGTAACTAACAGGCTTTTTTGCTCTTGAACATCTCTAGACAGCTTTTCTCATGGTTTCACTACCAGAACAGGGGGTATCTCCTACATCAGTACACTACGGTCCCTTAACCTCTTCAGCAGCTCCAGGCGCAGGGACCCAAATGTAGTTGTTGAGGAGAACCTGCGTCGCCTTGGCCTTCAGGCTGGATTTGACCCCGAAAATTTTCGCCTTATAAAAGTAAGCTGTACGGGACCCAGAATGCACCCATAAGTTCATGCAAAGGTCACACATGCTGATTATCTGATTGTGGGTACTGGTCACAGACGGATCATGCCAGTGATGTATGGGTGATTGGGAAACCAGAGCCCCCAAGCTACGACGGCATGGTAACCAACCAGGTGGGACTGGTCATTGCTGCACCCGGAGCTGACTGCATGCCCTTGCTTTTCACGGACCCTGTGGCAAAGGTCATTGGCGTGGCTCATGCAGGTGAGCCCTATACAGCCTCACAACTGACACAATTGATATGATTCCAGGAAGCGTTGATGGCCCTAGAAGAAATTTACATTGATAAATATACAGCgctggaaaaaattgagaccacagcacaattttcagtttcactcaatTTTTTATTTATGGGTATTGCtgtaaaatacatatattttttgcaaactccagcctgactcttctctgtttctcattgatgaagggcttcttccttgctttatgggacttcagtcgtggttctaggagcctgttatgaactgtcctagcagtgagcttcacaccacttaatgtttcccattattTTTGAAGGTTACTTGATTACATCCTCCGATTCGTGATGCACTGTTGGATAagttgacagtcatctctggcattagaaagttgcttctgccctctttcTGGCTGGTTTTTAGTTATTGCCAGTGTCTCTTGCTTCACATTGTTCTTGTGAACTGCTGTCTTGGAAaccttgagcctggaagcagcctgctgtgcAGTGtacccttctgccagcagaaccaggattgaaCCATGAATTAAAAAAGCAGATTCCAGAACTGTATATACTTCTGTGTTAAAACGTTCACCTAAAAAGGAGTTTGTTTCCGATGCCCAAAGGTCAAGATTCATATTAATTTGTATAGTAAAGCTTTCTTGCCTGTATATCTCACAGTCTTTTTATTTCACAAATGATATTTAGGTTGGAAAGGTACTTTGAAGGGGGTTGCTGTGGAAATGGTGAATGCCATGGTATCGGAGTTCGGCAGTAAGCCATCTGACATCGTCGTGGTCATTGGCCCGTCTGTGGGCCCGTGCTGTTTCACTCTGGACCGAGATTCTGCCGAAAAGTACTATGCGATTCATCCAGACTGCGTCAAAGCTAGGGGTTCTACACGGCCTTACATCGACATCAGACTAGCCACAAGGTAAAGGTGAACATTACTTCAGTCTGCATTCTGTCCAAACTGCTCTGATTCTATCTTGGAGGACCAGTCTTACCTTGAACTGAAACCTGTGGGTTGCTTGTAAAAAATCCATGTGGTAAACTGATGCACGTGCAGTACTTTTCTGGGAAGATTCTGTTTTGTGGTGACCTGTTTGAAATAGTTTTACAAACCATATAGAGAACCATCTATCAAATGTTATGGGCTcagttaaaaaatgtttttgctaTTTTCAGAATTCTCCTCCAGCAAGCTGGGATCCTTCCTCGCTGTATCCAGGACAacactgtgactgacagacccCTCCTTACACTCTGCACGGCCTGCAGCCCTGACACCTTCTTCTCCCATGTTCGTGATGGGATCAATTTTGGCACACAGATCGGTTTTTTGTGGATTAAGAATCAGTCTGTCAGTGGGTGAACAATTTGGTTATCAAATAGGATATCGACTGAGCAGGAAAACGAGTCAACTTTTATACAACAAAATTGTATTCACGACATAGAATGTAAATGCACAATGTTGAGTATTTTATTTCATCAGGTGCTTTGAGCATCAGAATCATTTTACTGCTGGTTTTAGTTCAGACTGTTGGCTGAGTGTTTTTCACATAGCCCCGCAATTCATAAGTTGTGGATTAAACAGCTACACTTTAGTTTTGTATCTGGAGTTTTCATGATGTCCTCATTTGCATGGGTTCCCCCGCTATACTC
Coding sequences within:
- the lacc1 gene encoding purine nucleoside phosphorylase LACC1, translating into MCEMVLVDIGCSNCPQDGCLQKRLKDMSAIIDDETYSHIYIMTDRNSETQKNHVQATSTLLESFAGQKEKIHILDEGCVASSWYSFKQAVDELDLSAVLVVTSSQRRNMLQTYQSLLFTAVYSFEYKTLFDDSQCPITSSHLSKNIREEVKAFLRNLPAVTGEISILRSSLISDSFSHGFTTRTGGISYISTLRSLNLFSSSRRRDPNVVVEENLRRLGLQAGFDPENFRLIKTDHASDVWVIGKPEPPSYDGMVTNQVGLVIAAPGADCMPLLFTDPVAKVIGVAHAGWKGTLKGVAVEMVNAMVSEFGSKPSDIVVVIGPSVGPCCFTLDRDSAEKYYAIHPDCVKARGSTRPYIDIRLATRILLQQAGILPRCIQDNTVTDRPLLTLCTACSPDTFFSHVRDGINFGTQIGFLWIKNQSVSG